The following are encoded in a window of Cryobacterium sp. CG_9.6 genomic DNA:
- the acs gene encoding acetate--CoA ligase, with the protein MSVQIDHLLNESRRFAPTAEFSAQSAASPELYADAQADRLRFWADQSRALLHWHKPFTKTLDWTNAPFAKWFDDGELNVAYNCLDRHVIAGNGDRVALHFEGEPGDSRDITYAELTAEVKRATNVLIKLGVTAGDRVAIYLPMIPEAVISMLAVARLGAVHSVIFGGFSAESLRSRIDDANAVLVITADGGYRKGRISALKPAVDAALQTGDSSVKNVLVVKRTGQDVEWNDRDLWWHDELASVEAEHVAEAFPAENPLFILYTSGTTGAPKGILHTSGGYLTQNAFTHKNVFDLKPETDVYWCTADVGWITGHSYVVYGPLANGATQVLFEGTPDSPHPGRWWEIIEKYRVSILYTAPTAIRTFMKLGRQIPQKFDLTSLRVLGSVGEPINPEAWMWYREVIGGNLTPIVDTWWQTETGSIMVSALPGVTETKPGAAQVPIPGIAIDVLDDDGTHVGHGNGGLLVVTEPWPAMLRGIWGDPERFKETYWDKFAGTTGAKDGPLYFAGDGARLDDDGDIWLLGRVDDVMNVSGHRLSTAEIESSLVAHSLTAEAAVVGASDEVTGQAVVAFVVIKFSQAETASHEDISAVLRAHVAQQIGAIARPREIFIVDELPKTRSGKIMRRLLRDVAEGREVGDTSTLADTSVMQIITQKMK; encoded by the coding sequence CCGTTCGCGAAGTGGTTCGATGACGGCGAACTGAACGTCGCCTATAACTGTCTTGACCGCCACGTGATTGCCGGCAACGGTGACCGAGTCGCTCTGCACTTCGAGGGTGAGCCCGGCGACTCCCGCGATATCACCTATGCGGAACTGACCGCTGAGGTCAAGCGCGCCACCAATGTTCTGATCAAGCTGGGCGTCACAGCCGGTGACCGGGTGGCCATCTACCTACCCATGATTCCTGAGGCCGTCATCTCGATGCTGGCCGTAGCCCGTCTCGGTGCCGTGCACTCGGTCATTTTCGGTGGCTTCAGCGCCGAGAGCCTGCGTTCTCGGATCGACGACGCCAACGCCGTGCTCGTCATCACCGCTGACGGCGGCTACCGCAAGGGCCGCATCTCGGCCCTCAAGCCGGCCGTCGATGCCGCACTGCAGACCGGGGACTCCTCGGTGAAGAACGTGCTCGTCGTCAAGCGCACCGGCCAGGACGTGGAGTGGAACGACCGCGACCTCTGGTGGCACGACGAGCTCGCCTCCGTGGAGGCCGAACACGTGGCCGAGGCCTTCCCGGCCGAAAACCCCCTCTTCATCCTCTACACATCCGGCACCACGGGGGCACCGAAGGGCATCCTCCACACCAGTGGTGGGTACCTCACGCAAAACGCGTTCACCCACAAGAATGTCTTTGACCTCAAGCCCGAAACGGATGTCTACTGGTGCACCGCCGACGTGGGCTGGATCACCGGACACAGCTACGTTGTGTACGGTCCACTCGCGAACGGTGCCACCCAGGTACTGTTCGAAGGCACACCGGACTCACCGCACCCCGGCCGCTGGTGGGAGATCATCGAGAAGTACCGGGTGAGTATTCTTTACACGGCTCCCACCGCGATTCGCACGTTCATGAAGCTGGGTCGTCAGATTCCGCAGAAGTTCGACCTCACCAGCCTGCGCGTGCTCGGATCGGTGGGCGAGCCCATCAACCCCGAGGCCTGGATGTGGTATCGCGAGGTTATCGGTGGCAACCTCACTCCCATTGTGGACACCTGGTGGCAGACCGAGACCGGTTCCATCATGGTGTCGGCGCTCCCCGGGGTCACGGAGACAAAGCCCGGAGCAGCACAGGTTCCGATCCCCGGAATCGCGATCGATGTTCTCGATGACGACGGCACCCACGTGGGCCATGGCAACGGCGGACTTCTCGTTGTCACCGAGCCCTGGCCGGCGATGCTGCGCGGAATCTGGGGAGACCCGGAGCGTTTCAAGGAAACCTACTGGGACAAGTTCGCGGGAACGACCGGTGCGAAGGACGGCCCGCTGTACTTCGCCGGCGACGGCGCGCGCCTCGATGACGACGGCGATATCTGGTTGCTGGGGCGTGTCGACGATGTCATGAACGTGTCGGGTCACCGCTTGTCCACGGCGGAGATCGAGTCGTCCCTGGTGGCGCATTCGCTGACCGCCGAAGCGGCCGTCGTTGGTGCCTCCGATGAGGTCACCGGCCAAGCGGTTGTGGCGTTCGTCGTGATCAAGTTCAGCCAGGCGGAAACGGCCTCCCACGAGGACATCAGTGCGGTTCTGCGAGCACACGTTGCTCAGCAAATTGGTGCGATCGCCCGCCCGCGGGAAATCTTCATTGTGGACGAACTGCCGAAGACGCGTTCGGGCAAGATCATGCGCCGTCTGCTTCGCGACGTGGCCGAGGGGCGTGAGGTGGGTGACACGTCCACCCTCGCTGACACCTCGGTGATGCAGATCATCACGCAGAAGATGAAGTAA